TGAAgtgaaatgaaaaatgtagtctTTATAGCCTTTGtgtttttttcttcctttctttgtctTTTTCTTCTTGTTGTCTCTTTCCAAAacttaacatggtatcagagcctgcaTAAAATTATGGGATTTCTTCTTTCTTATTGTCCTCCTTCACAAAGTTATGGATTTGAATCCTAAAAACTATTTTCCTTCTTCAGAGTTTGAGCCCTAAGTTATTTATCTTCTTATTCTCTTTCTTTCTAAAAACTTAACAAAACTATTCATATTATTCTCCTTCTCCTCCTCCTTCATGATTTGAGAGTCACAGGTTGAAGCCCTTACTCTTCTCTTCTCCTTCATTAGAGACTAGGGTCTTAGTCCCTGCTTTGTCATCTCTTTTTTCTTCTATTAAGGTTGAGAAAACAAATATGGTTTGAAAACACAAAGGCCTCATACCTTTCAAGTCTCTCTCACCTTTTGTGCTAAAAAATAGATAAATTTCAGTAACTGTTCTTGAATTTAAGAGATTGTAACATCACagtctctcaacttaaaaatataatataaaactttatcaacttttaaattttgcactgTAAAATCCCTCTGACCTCCAATCACCGGTTTCCCAATTAAAAGCTAACGTTGATAAATTCAACGTGGGTTGTGGAATTTAGACAACATTTGTCTTTCTTCTTTCATTTCACGTATAACAAGATCATCATTCAATTTTACTTATCCTTTAACTTTGCCATTTGTAACATTATTATCCCACAACTTTATATCAATGTAACACTATTGTGGTTTAAAACTACATTCTCATGATCACATCCAATATAAATATACCATTACATTAATGTAAAAAAGTTAAATCTAAGATTAAAAACTCTAGTTATGGTATATTTATATTGGATGGGATTATGAAAATGTAGTTTTAAACCACAATGGTATTACATTGATGTAAAGTTGTGGGATAATGATATTACAAATGACAAAGTTGAAGGACAACGGTATTAACTACTAAAATTGAAGGATGGTCTTGTTATACGTGGCATgaaagagaaatgttgactaagtgcCATATTGGATTTGTCCATGTCAGTGTTTAATCGGGAAACTGGTGATTGGAGgtgagagggattttactgtacaaaatttaaaagctgagagagttttatgttacatttttaaattgagGGACTGGGGAGTTATAATCGTATAAGTTCAGAgataattgttgaaatttatcacATTGGATTCAAATCCTTGAAAACTAGATATGATTAATTGatttttaatgttaattttttttctctttccatATGTAGAGtcacttttctttttctcatggTAAAAGGTCAAGCATGCCTCAATATGCAAACTTTTCCTGGATGTGCATGCAATATCCTATTAGAAAACAATGGTTTTCTTCTCTTGTTGTATTGTGTACAATAATTGACTTTTGGTAAAATACACAGCTGAGTCTTGCTTTTCTGAAAGTGAGCTGAAATATAACTTTTGTCCTCTCCTTAAAGCAATGTACAATTTATCCTTGAGTTTTTAAATGGAACAACTATTTAGTTCCTGATGTTATGCATTTCCATCCATTTATTTAGATACTAAAGGTTGTCTTGTTTAAAATTTCAAGGTCcaaaatttgtttcatttaaaaagTGAGAGACTAAAGTGTGTATggttttgaaaaaattattaaatgtaAATGAACAAAAAAGTTAAGGGCCATTTAATTCACTTTGAAAGCggggaaaaaaaaaaggtgagGATCCAAATGTATATTTTGAGCAAGTCAAGGGAGGTTTTGTGATTTACCCTTTTTAACGTAAACATTTGGAtggttacaaaaaaaaaaaaaatggtttcaACACATACCTGAAATCTTATTTGTATTGCTTTTCCTTGTGTAGTCATTTCTTGTTTATGAATTTGAACATGTTCTTGGCAGTCTTTGTGGACGTTAGGATTTCCTTTAATGGATTTTTTTTTGTAGATAAGCATAGGAGCTCTACTTTGCAACTGAGGACAATACTGTAGAATGCCTGTCCTTTAGAAAACAAACTCAaggtaaaaacaaaataaaacgtTCTCCTTGAAGCATCATCTAGTATACTTCGGAAGATTGCCTTTCACATCGATTGAACTATTGAAAGACTTTTATATGGGACCTTCTGtcctgttatggaaagtcaatcactatattatttctctgtatattctgtattctgtattcctatttaggatttcttatttatgattttttcctaattagtagaacacaattataggaatcaattgtatatatatacccatgtacagattaattgaaatcaatgagaatcatctctttctacatggtatcagagcaggtcatcaatctagggtgactatttgttctcactacccagctcaggagagaccttggccgccgaccggccgtttcaatCCCGATCAACCTCGCCgccgtcgcctcaaccccctcattccaccaccgtgTCTTTGTTGCACGATCCAAagataccattaaaggacttctgaggtttgactCTCAGATCTTATTTCGGTagttgcttgatttgtgattttgggttattttgctgctataagcactttggattagcgtttcggttagttttctttgtctcaacaaatggcagacaataagaatgttatttctgatgtgattccggtgatgactaagatcacggaacacaaacttaatggttcgaattacaggTGGAGTAAGAtcattagggtctatttgcgtagcattgataaggatgatcaccttactaaagattcaCCCaccgatgatacacgacaaacttggctaagggaggatgctcggttgtttctgacttgaactcgattcatagtgaggtaattagtttaattaatcaccgtgaatttgttaaggaattgatggattacttagattttcagattcgtaaagggaatatctccgtatttatgatgtttgtaaggcattttaccgtgctgagaaagatgataagtctctcacggcttattttatggattttaaacgggtatatgaggaacttaatgtattgttgccttttagtcctgatgttaaagttcagcaggcccaacgggagcaatcggcattatgagttttcttgtaggccttccttgagtatgagatgctaaatctcgattctctcgattcgagatttcctctttgcatgaaacgttcacatggGTCCTTGtgcagagagtactcaatcttcacaccgccaagagtgctcttattagccgtaatccaaatggacaacaggtaatagaagaggaagtagaggaggaattacagcaaatgtataatcgtaatggagaggctagttctaatcaggactcaagaggagtcatttgttattattgccatgagcctggctatacaaaatataattgtccgcaacttctgaggaaaaatcagcgatcacagatggcaaatatggcagcagagaattctacagtatcttcctctgagaaaactattttggtatctgcagaggattttgcacaattttcccagtatcaggcatctctaaagcctatcagtttccctgtcactgcgatcgctgagtcaggtaaatccactacatgccttgtgtcttcttcatccaaatgggttattgattctggtgcaacagatcacatgacaggtaattctagtcttctatttgCTTtttagtctaatctcacttcctctactgttactttagctgatggttctacttcttgtgtcatgggttctggaactgcgaacccgacttcgtcaatttctttgtcttctgttttgtgtctaccaaaattctcttttaatctactttctgttagtaaacttactcgtaccttaaattattttgtttccttttttcctaatcagtgtttgtttcaggatcttacgacgaatcagattattggtagaggacgcgagtcaggtggtctctacattctggaaaatcatgtaccgcggtcgcttgtttgctccagtaccttaacacctcttgaagctcattgtagattgggtcatccttctttgtctaccatgaagaagctgtgtcctcaatttcgtCTTTATCGatttagaatgtgagtcgtgtcagtttgcaaaacatcattgtttgccttctgtgtctagagtcaataaacgggcttcatccccttttgagttagttcattctgatgttttgggtccttgttctattacatctaaaactggatttcgttattttgttacttttgttgatgattactctcgtgttacctggttatatttaatgaagaatcgttctgagttgttttctatcttttgtgccttttgtaatgaaatcaaaactcaatttaatatttctgtgcgcatattaagaagtgataatgccaaagaatacttttcagcgcaatttcagtcttatatgacacaaaatggcattcttcatcagtcttcctgtgcggataccccatcccaaaatggcgtggccgaaaaaaAAAATCGTCattttcttgaggtaactcgtgctcttctttttcaaatgaaagtacctaaacacttttgggcggatgcgctTCTCtgacatgttttttgatcaatcgtatgccgttttctgttcttaatggggatattccttatactactttgtttcctacaaaatctttgttccctattgaaccccgtattttttgttgtacctgttttgtgcgtgatgttcgtccacaggttactaaattggatccaaaatctctcaaatgtgtcttccttgggtactcccggctccaaaaagggtaccgttgtttctctcctactcttaatcgttatcttgtttctgcagatgtcacattttttgagtccactccattttttcctccatcatttGTGTATgaaagtcagggggaggaggatgatctcttaatatatactgtccaaccaatgtctagtcctctcccacagcctgttctttctgtctctagacctactcgacctcccgttgttcatgtttattccaggagattggagattcctgactcagatcctccaccaactACTTCGTTGggcgatcctgtacctcatactgatcatgattctgatctagacttacccattgctcttcgtaaaggtaaacgttcatgtacttaccctatctcttcttttgtttcttataatcaattgtcttcttgttctcggtgttttgttacttctttagactctgttcctatccctaatactgttaataaggcactgtctcatcctggctggtgtgatgctatgaaagaggaaatggaggctttaaatgctaatggtacatgggaactattgcctttgcccactggtaagaaagttattggatgcaaatgggtatttacagtaaaggtaaatcctgatggttctgtgggtatttacagtaaaggtaaatcctgatggttctgtggctaggttaaaagcacgccttgtagcaaaaggatatgctcagacatatggggttgattactctgatactttttctcttgtagttaaacttacttctattcgcttgtttatctctttagcagctacatatgattggcccctgcatcaattggatatcaagaatgcttttcttcatggtgatcttcaggaggaggtgtatatggagcaaccacctgggtttgttgctcagggggagttgggtaaagtttgtaggcttcggaagtctctttatgacttgaaacaaagtcctagggcatggtttgggagattcagtgaagcagtacaggaatttggtatgcaaaagagtaagtgtgatcactcagtattttataggcaatctgaggctggcctaattctcttggtagtctatgtggatgacattgtcatcactgggagtgactctgcaggtatttcatctcttaaaaccttcctccaaactcagtttcagaccaaagacttgggactgttaaagtatttcttgggtatcgaagttataagaagtaagaagggtattttcttgtctcaaagaaaatatgtcctcgatctattgacagagacaggaaaattaggtgctaagccttgtagcgcaccaatgactccaactttacaactgttagcaggggatagtgagttgtttgaagatccagagagatacaggagattggtaggaaaattgaactaccttacagtcactcgtcctgacattgcttatgccgttagtgtggtaagtcagtttatgtcttccccaactgttgctcattgggaagccttggaacaaatcttgtgttatctgaagggcgctccaggaagaggtttgctatatggcaatcatgggcatttgaatgttgaatgtttttcagatgccgactgggctggatctaaggttgacaggaggtcaactactggatattgcgtttttattggaggaaatttggtgtcttggagaagcaagaagcagagtgtagtttctcgatctagtgctgaatccgaatacagagccatgacacaatcagtatgtgaggtaatgtggatacttcaattactagatgagacaggttttaagacctccctgcctgcgaaattgtggtgtgataatcaagctgctcttcatattgcttctaatccggtgtttcatgagcggaccaaacatattgagattgattgtcactttattcgtgaaaagattcaacaacagatcatctcaacaggacacatcaaaactggagagcagttaggagatattttcacaaaagctctgaatggagctaagattgactacatttgtaacaagttgggcatgattaacatttatgctccaacttgagggggagtgttatggaaagtcaatcactatattatttctctgtatattctgtattcctatttaggatttcttatttatgattttttcctaattagtagaacacaattataggaatcaattgtatatatatacccatgtacagattaattgaaatcaatgagaatcatctctttctacatgtccCATTTCTTATTCTttagaaattatattttatttcccaATTAGAGGGTGGTAACTTGAAATTATTCTGCAATCCTTGGGCAAGTTGGTGTAAAAAAACAACATAAGAATCAAATCTCACTTCAGTTACAAAACTTGGTACAATGCAAAATGTTGCACAAAAATTTTCACTCTAGTTTTATTTCTTGTGATTGCATTTTGTTAACTCATGCATCATATTTGATATACTTGTAAAAGCGAGAATGTACGTATATCTTCCAGAGATGCACATATAAAACAAACTTCTTAGCAGTTGATTCCACATTGTTTGGTGTCAGGACCCTTGGTTTTCATGACAAATGGGTCTATTCGAACCCAAAGCAAGGAGAAGATTGAAGCCAAGAGAACAGACCAGATAACAACAATggttggtgtcctattttgccgCCCCATCAGACCTTTCAGGAATGGGTAGAGATGGACAATCACCCAGAAGGCAAAGAAGAGCTTCCCAAATAATGGCCCCCATGATTGGTATCCATTGTTTATGGCATCTGAAACTCCAGCAACAACGCCAACAAGGTTGATGATTAGGATGGTAGTTGGAGGTATCAGGAGCGTTGTCCATTTAAAAGTGTATAGTTCTCCAAACTCTTCATCGTCAGTTGCCTTGGATGTAACTGTGAAGTTTGTGTCAATACCAGCTAAAACCTTCAGAAGACCTTGCACAACAGCAAAGAGGTGAGCTGATATACCACCAATGACCCAAAATTGCTCATTTCTCCACCATTCTTCAATGCTCACCCCACTCCATCTTAGCTCAAGAATACCAGTTGCAAAGATTGATATGAACAAAGCAATGAAGAAAAGACTTGCAAAGGTGCTTATCTGTATTGTAATAAATATGTTAAATATTGTCTTAGAAACAAACCAGTTCATGCTATGCTTATGCTAACAAGGAATTTGGAAACATATTTACTTAAATCTTCATCGAGTTTCTTATGAATCTCGTGTGTCGTGTTGGCTTGAAGTTAAGTAATTTAGGCTGATGATAAAATCCATGTTTAACTTTTGTGCCTTCTCAAAGCTATGCATGTGTTATTTGTTAGTCTTTCATGATTCACTGGAGACAAATCAATTATATCATTACCTCTGGCATGATGAATTTATCTGTCAACAAGCAGATGGCAGGCAAGGTACAATATGCAAGGAGTGGCAAAGAGGTGAAGGGATAGACGGTTGTGTTGACATATGCGAATCTCTCAAGCCACTTGAGCTGTCCTTCCTTGTAGCCATACCAGACAGGGCTGTGACGACTAAAGAAGATCTCAACTGAACCAAGAGCCCACCGAAGCACTTGGTTGAGCCGATCAGATAGATTGATGGGTGCTGAACCTTTAAATGCAGGTCTCTTTGGCATGCAGTAGATGGATCTCCAGCCACGACAATGCATCTTGAAACCAGTAAGGATATCCTCTGTAATTGAACCATAAATCCAGCCAAGCTGCATAGGCAAAAGCAACATTAATCAAGAGAGCAAAATTTGTACCTAGAGGATTTATGAAGTTTTGGTTGTTACCTCAGTTCCCCAGTCGGTTTTGTCCTCATAGCCACAGCTAATCACATGAATTGCTTCTTTAAGCAAAGCTGCAGGACTTGAGGAAGGAGGGACACCACCTTCTTCCATTAAAGTTGAAGTCACAAAAATTGCTGACTGTCCAAATCTCTTCTCAAAATTCATTTGGGACATCAAAAGTTGCTTGTCATCATCCATTCCTgccaatacaagaaaagaaaaaaaaatgatggaACATATTAGGATGACGAATGAAGGAAAAAGAAGCTTTATGAAGCAAGTAACAATAACAGATTGATCGGTGAGCTATGAATTTTTTTACCAACCTTCAAGATTTATAGCTTCTCCATTGACACCTTTCTTAGATTGCTTCTTTTTACGGCGTCCGAAACATGGGCAACAGTCACAGCTAACCATCTTTGGGCGCTTAGGACCCTTCGGAGGTTCATAACCATACAAGGCTTGTCTTCTAAAAACACATCCTGTCCCGACATACACAGGACCCTGAATTCCATCTAGACCTTTCATGTTAATCTGCAGAAACATAGAGATTAGACGGGTACATCATTTTGATACTTCATCCAtgcaaaatttatatattataaacaAATGACTTACATCAAAGAAGACTGTGTTTCTGTTTGCATATCGATCGTGTCTGTCGATACCATCGAATCTTTGAGGGAATTGTACATAGCACATTTTCTTCCCTGTCTGAGGATCCATCAAGAAACACATGGCTTCCCTAACGGCCTTGCTGTTATTGACATAGTGATCACAATCCAAGTTCAGCATGAAAGGAGCATTGGTAAGTACTGCAGAGACACGAATCTGGGAATTGCCAAGGAAAAAATCAAGCAACGAAGCCTTGCAAACTTGAAGCTGCAGGATGTAAAAGAAAGATCTTGTGGAAGTTTAGTAATTAATTACCAGGGCATTCATGGCACCAGCTTTCTTGTGATGTGCAAAACCAGGCCTCTTCTCACGAGATACATAAACGAGTCGAGGGAGCTCATTTCCTTCAACATCATGACCTCCACTGTGACCCAGAAACACTTGAATCATTCCAGGGTGATCTCTAGTATTGTTTCCAGGCCATGGAGTCCCATCTTGCATGATCCATCCCTCTGGAGGAACCTTTTGTGCTTTTGCTACAATTGCATTTATTCTAACCTTGAATTCTTCATATTCTCTCTTTCAAAAcacaaaaatatatcaaatattcATTAGCCAAAACAGCTCCAAGCCCTGCCATTAGTAAAGATGGTATAGAGAAATTAGTCACAAACCTTCATAGCTCTTCGTTCTTTAACGAAGGTAGGCTGAACCTTGTCCTTAAGATAATCCACCTTTAAAGCAAAGTACATCTCAGGGGCTCGAGGCTCTATGTTAAATTTCTTGCAAAATGGCACCCATTTTCGAGCAAATTCAGCAGTTTCAGATAAGGCTTCAAAGGTGCACATGGAAGCACCATCATCTGACAAGTAACATGAGATCTTTTCTACTGGGTAGTCCACGGCCAATATTGACAATATAGTATTTGCAGTCACAAGAGGAGGTTCCTTCATAGGATCCACAGTACTCACAAAGAAATCCACTGGAGCTAGCATATTAGGCTCACCTTCCCTCTCATACCTGCATCACAAAACTCATCACTAACCATCGTAAGatttttcataataaatgaatTACGGCAGGCCATATGGACTCTTATGTAATACTAGGCTACACAATACTAAATAACCTTTTTTACAAACTCTCACTTAAAATCAAAAGCTCATTATATTTGTGAAATTATAACATGAAACAGTATATGCGTGGTTCTTCACATGTCCCATGTAATAATTCTTTATTATATTGCTGGATGGAAACTCAAATTTAAGATTCTATACTCCATAAGAAGACTAATTAGATTATGTCTAAAATAACATTTTGAAGGGAAAAATTTATATGGATCTATTATGGATCAAGCTATTTTGCATATGGATTCTATTATAATTAATGTTGTATTTtgagtttataataaattaagtATAAGCAAAAATTTATCCATTTCATGAGTCAATTTTTGAAGCTCCATAAAATTCTTGTTTAGGCTTGGTTTATCATGAATTAAAGACACAAATATATGAGTTTTAAGTAGGATCCACATATTTGTGCATAGACTAAGTAtagataagtttttttttttttttttttttttttgtatgtaCTGAGTCTATCGtgaatttaaaatacaaaatgtataGTAGAActcatctattaaatatataagtcTCACATTTTTATATGTTGGATTaataataaactgaatttaggtaagatttttttttttttcccaagcAATACTAAATTCAATCTCTCCATTCTCATAGGCCATCCACGGTGGAGTTACcgtttcaaaataaaataacacCTCATGAGTATATTCACTTGCCAACCAGGCTAATAATGGATTAGCTAGACAAATGTTAAAAGTTTTCATATAGAGAGTTTTATCCATGAAAATTGTAGAGCTGTAATACCTGATAGAGAGGCGATCAAGATAGGTCTCGCGATCAATTGGAAGCCACTTGGGGAACTGATCAAGGATCCATGAAAACGCAAACCAGATTTCACAGATGATAGATGTTAGCCAGAGCCCAATTGCATCATGCACTGGGTTCAATATTCTATACCGAAGAAACAAGGCCAATATGACAAGCCGGGCCACAATAATCATTCTGTAAGGGTTGATCTTACTAGATGCAATTGGTACTTTCCTCGAAAGTGGCTGCCTTGTCTCATCTACCCTGCACCCATTATTGGTTTACACTATCAAATGATATAcagccatgttaaggacttagCTTCAAGGGTAATAATTCATAATTATAAACAAGGTGCCAAGAATACAGGCTAAGGGATAAAACTAGAGATTCTTCTCTAGTTTGCTCATAATATGTTGAAataggataaattttgacaactatccctgaacttatctaattgtaacattacagtccctcaacttaaaaatgtaacataaaaccccattaa
Above is a genomic segment from Hevea brasiliensis isolate MT/VB/25A 57/8 chromosome 17, ASM3005281v1, whole genome shotgun sequence containing:
- the LOC110671201 gene encoding cellulose synthase A catalytic subunit 7 [UDP-forming] isoform X2, yielding MEASAGLVAGSHNRNELVVIHGHEEPKPLKNLDGQVCEICGDQIGLTVDGDLFVACNECGFPVCKPCYEYERREGTQVCPQCKTRYKRLKGSARVAGDDDEEDVDDIEHEFNIEDGQEKNKHLTEAMLHGKMAYGRGHDDEENSQFPPVIAAGVRSRPVSGEFPMGSYGDQMLASSLHKRVHPYPVSEPGSARWDEKKEGGWKERMDDWKMQQGNLGPEPDDDPDAVMVDETRQPLSRKVPIASSKINPYRMIIVARLVILALFLRYRILNPVHDAIGLWLTSIICEIWFAFSWILDQFPKWLPIDRETYLDRLSIRYEREGEPNMLAPVDFFVSTVDPMKEPPLVTANTILSILAVDYPVEKISCYLSDDGASMCTFEALSETAEFARKWVPFCKKFNIEPRAPEMYFALKVDYLKDKVQPTFVKERRAMKREYEEFKVRINAIVAKAQKVPPEGWIMQDGTPWPGNNTRDHPGMIQVFLGHSGGHDVEGNELPRLVYVSREKRPGFAHHKKAGAMNALIRVSAVLTNAPFMLNLDCDHYVNNSKAVREAMCFLMDPQTGKKMCYVQFPQRFDGIDRHDRYANRNTVFFDINMKGLDGIQGPVYVGTGCVFRRQALYGYEPPKGPKRPKMVSCDCCPCFGRRKKKQSKKGVNGEAINLEGMDDDKQLLMSQMNFEKRFGQSAIFVTSTLMEEGGVPPSSSPAALLKEAIHVISCGYEDKTDWGTELGWIYGSITEDILTGFKMHCRGWRSIYCMPKRPAFKGSAPINLSDRLNQVLRWALGSVEIFFSRHSPVWYGYKEGQLKWLERFAYVNTTVYPFTSLPLLAYCTLPAICLLTDKFIMPEISTFASLFFIALFISIFATGILELRWSGVSIEEWWRNEQFWVIGGISAHLFAVVQGLLKVLAGIDTNFTVTSKATDDEEFGELYTFKWTTLLIPPTTILIINLVGVVAGVSDAINNGYQSWGPLFGKLFFAFWVIVHLYPFLKGLMGRQNRTPTIVVIWSVLLASIFSLLWVRIDPFVMKTKGPDTKQCGINC
- the LOC110671201 gene encoding cellulose synthase A catalytic subunit 7 [UDP-forming] isoform X1, encoding MEASAGLVAGSHNRNELVVIHGHEEPKPLKNLDGQVCEICGDQIGLTVDGDLFVACNECGFPVCKPCYEYERREGTQVCPQCKTRYKRLKGSARVAGDDDEEDVDDIEHEFNIEDGQEKNKHLTEAMLHGKMAYGRGHDDEENSQFPPVIAAGVRSRPVSGEFPMGSYGDQMLASSLHKRVHPYPVSEPGSIYIYHWLKGLITTLFFSSHSFVTTLGSARWDEKKEGGWKERMDDWKMQQGNLGPEPDDDPDAVMVDETRQPLSRKVPIASSKINPYRMIIVARLVILALFLRYRILNPVHDAIGLWLTSIICEIWFAFSWILDQFPKWLPIDRETYLDRLSIRYEREGEPNMLAPVDFFVSTVDPMKEPPLVTANTILSILAVDYPVEKISCYLSDDGASMCTFEALSETAEFARKWVPFCKKFNIEPRAPEMYFALKVDYLKDKVQPTFVKERRAMKREYEEFKVRINAIVAKAQKVPPEGWIMQDGTPWPGNNTRDHPGMIQVFLGHSGGHDVEGNELPRLVYVSREKRPGFAHHKKAGAMNALIRVSAVLTNAPFMLNLDCDHYVNNSKAVREAMCFLMDPQTGKKMCYVQFPQRFDGIDRHDRYANRNTVFFDINMKGLDGIQGPVYVGTGCVFRRQALYGYEPPKGPKRPKMVSCDCCPCFGRRKKKQSKKGVNGEAINLEGMDDDKQLLMSQMNFEKRFGQSAIFVTSTLMEEGGVPPSSSPAALLKEAIHVISCGYEDKTDWGTELGWIYGSITEDILTGFKMHCRGWRSIYCMPKRPAFKGSAPINLSDRLNQVLRWALGSVEIFFSRHSPVWYGYKEGQLKWLERFAYVNTTVYPFTSLPLLAYCTLPAICLLTDKFIMPEISTFASLFFIALFISIFATGILELRWSGVSIEEWWRNEQFWVIGGISAHLFAVVQGLLKVLAGIDTNFTVTSKATDDEEFGELYTFKWTTLLIPPTTILIINLVGVVAGVSDAINNGYQSWGPLFGKLFFAFWVIVHLYPFLKGLMGRQNRTPTIVVIWSVLLASIFSLLWVRIDPFVMKTKGPDTKQCGINC